A DNA window from Choristoneura fumiferana chromosome 24, NRCan_CFum_1, whole genome shotgun sequence contains the following coding sequences:
- the Galphas gene encoding G protein alpha s subunit: MGCFGSPSGKSGTEGDDPKTLKRRSDAITRQLQKDKQLYRATHRLLLLGAGESGKSTIVKQMRILHVNGFSDKERREKIEDIKKNIRDAILTITGAMSTLTPPIPLEKPENKARVDYIQDVASQPDFDYPMEFYEHTEALWKDGGVQRTYERSNEYQLIDCAKYFLDQVHMIKQPQYTPTEQDILRCRVLTSGIFETQFVVDKVNFHMFDVGGQRDERRKWIQCFNDVTAIIFVTACSSYNMVLREDPTQNRLRESLDLFKSIWNNRWLRTISVILFLNKQDLLAEKVLAGKSRLDDYFCEFTRYQVPPDAPPDSREHPEVARAKYFIRDEFLRISTASGDGKHYCYPHFTCAVDTENIKRVFNDCRDIIQRMHLRQYELL; the protein is encoded by the exons CTATACCGCGCGACGCACCGGCTGCTGCTGCTGGGTGCAGGCGAGTCTGGCAAGTCGACCATCGTCAAACAGATGCGTATACTGCACGTCAACGGGTTCTCCGACAAGGAGCGCCGGGAGAAGATAGAGGATATCAAGAAGAACATACGCGATGCGATACTT ACAATTACCGGTGCGATGAGCACCCTTACGCCGCCCATTCCATTGGAGAAGCCGGAGAACAAAGCGCGCGTTGACTACATTCAG GACGTGGCGTCGCAGCCCGACTTCGACTACCCGATGGAGTTCTACGAGCACACGGAGGCGCTCTGGAAGGACGGCGGCGTCCAGCGCACCTACGAGCGCAGCAACGAGTACCAGCTCATAGACTGCGCCAAGTA TTTCCTGGACCAGGTGCACATGATAAAGCAGCCGCAGTACACACCGACTGAGCAAGACATCCTGCGCTGCCGAGTGCTCACCTCCGGCATATTCGAGACGCAGTTCGTCGTCGACAAAGTCAACTTCCA cATGTTCGACGTGGGCGGGCAGCGCGACGAGCGTCGCAAGTGGATCCAGTGCTTCAACGACGTGACGGCCATCATCTTCGTGACGGCCTGCAGCAGCTACAACATGGTGCTGCGCGAGGACCCCACGCAGAACCGCCTCAGGGAGTCGCTCGACCTCTTCAAGAGCATATGGAACAACAG ATGGCTCCGCACGATATCCGTGATCCTGTTCCTGAACAAACAGGACTTACTCGCGGAGAAGGTGCTGGCCGGCAAGTCGCGGCTCGACGACTACTTCTGCGAGTTCACGCGCTACCAG GTCCCACCGGACGCGCCGCCGGACTCGCGCGAGCACCCGGAAGTGGCGCGTGCCAAGTACTTCATACGGGACGAGTTCCTT cgCATCAGCACAGCGTCAGGCGACGGCAAGCACTATTGCTACCCGCACTTCACGTGCGCCGTCGACACGGAGAACATTAAACGCGTGTTCAACGACTGTCGCGACATCATACAGCGCATGCACCTGCGCCAGTACGAGCTGCTCTAA